One Osmerus eperlanus chromosome 24, fOsmEpe2.1, whole genome shotgun sequence DNA window includes the following coding sequences:
- the rpl36 gene encoding large ribosomal subunit protein eL36, which yields MAIRYPMAVGLNKGHPVTKNVTAPKHGRRRGRLTKHSKFVRDMIREVCGFAPYERRAMELLKVSKDKRALKFIKKRIGTHIRAKRKREELSNVLAAMRKAAAKKD from the exons ATGGCTATCAGGTATCCTATGGCCGTGGGCCTTAACAAAGGCCACCCGGTAACCAAGAACGTCACAGCGCCAAAACACGGTCGGAGACGAGGG CGCCTGACCAAGCACAGCAAGTTTGTGCGTGACATGATCCGTGAGGTGTGCGGCTTCGCCCCCTACGAGAGGCGTGCCATGGAGTTGCTGAAGGTGTCCAAGGATAAGCGTGCCCTCAAGTTCATCAAGAAGAGG ATTGGAACTCACATCCGCgccaagagaaagagggaagagcTGAGCAACGTTCTGGCCGCCATGAGGAAGGCTGCCGCCAAGAAGGATTAA
- the commd2 gene encoding COMM domain-containing protein 2 isoform X1, with product MLMVLSDEHKEHLGFLSEVDPTVVGEFGRIAVEFLRKGTNPKIYEGAARKLNVAVETVEHGVEGLMYLLTESCKLLISEVDFQDSVLVLGFSEELNQLLLQLYLEHRKEIRSILNQLSPSLPHYDNLEWRLDVQLASRALRQQVKPVVTLKLHLEDNEGVKRARVLQTDPATLLHLISNLETALAEIKTNHCRRILRNIK from the exons ATGTTGATGGTATTATCTGATGAACATAAGGAGCATTTGGGCTTTCTGTCGGAGGTAGATCCAACAG TGGTGGGTGAATTCGGCCGAATTGCCGTGGAATTCCTGCGAAAAGGAACCAACCCAAAAATCTACGAAGGGGCTGCAA GAAAGCTGAATGTTGCCGTGGAGACGGTGGAGCATGGCGTGGAAGGACTCATGTATCTTTTGACAGAGAGCTGCAAGCTTCTG ATTTCAGAGGTGGACTTTCAGGACTCTGTGCTGGTGCTGGGCTTCTCTGAGGAACTGAACCAGCTCCTGCTACAACTCTACCTGGAACACAGGAAGGAGATCAGAAGCATCCTGAACCAGCTCAGTCCTTCTCTCCCACACTACGACAACCTGGAGTGGAGACTGGATGTACAG TTGGCCAGTCGAGCCCTGCGCCAGCAGGTGAAGCCAGTGGTGACCTTAAAGCTGCACCTTGAGGACAACGAAGGGGTGAAGAGGGCCAGAGTTCTCCAGACTGACCCCGCCACCCTGCTGCACCTCATCAGTAACCTGGAGACGGCACTGGCCGAGATAAAGACCAACCACTGCCGCAGGATCCTGCGCAACATCAAATAA
- the lmnb2 gene encoding lamin-B2: MATATPSRAAAQAAATPLSPTRISRLQEKQDLQHLNDRLAVYIDRVRSLELENDRLMVKVSEKEEVTTREVTGIKSLYEAELADARRVLDETARERARLQIDLGKANSELEELSRNSKKKDGDLAVALGRAKDLEAQLNQSEAALNTALSQNHAMAAELSDLKAELAKAEESHSVGKKQLEAETLMRVDLENRCQSLTEDLQFRKSMFEEEVRETRRRHEKRTVAVDSGGQHDYEFKLAQALQDLRRQHEEQVSIYKEELEYTFKAKLDNAKVSSDLNDKAVGTAREELQEAHMRIESLAYQLSALQKQASASEERVRELEDMLAADREKHRRQMDGKEREMAEMRDRMQQQLNEYQELLDVKLALDMEINAYRKLLEGEEDRLKLSPSPSGRVTVSRATGSSSSRSKRKRVELEVELPQLSVSQEAEASGGVTIEEMDLEGKAVTLRNNGDTDQSLGSWRLRRQVDAEEEIVYKFSPKFVLKAGQTVTVWGAEAGVAHGPPSDLLWKSQGSWGTGDDIITILVNSDGEEVAKRTVTKTMMEMENGDDEEEEEEEGQVSKTSSRECSIM, encoded by the exons ATGGCGACCGCAACCCCTAGCCGCGCTGCAGCTCAAGCCGCCGCGACCCCGCTCTCCCCAACCAGGATCTCACGCCTGCAGGAGAAACAGGATCTGCAGCACCTGAACGATAGGCTTGCCGTCTACATCGACCGAGTTCGTTCTTTGGAGCTTGAGAATGACCGACTCATGGTTAAAGTCTCGGAGAAGGAGGAAGTCACCACACGCGAG GTGACAGGGATTAAGTCCCTGTATGAGGCGGAGCTGGCGGACGCCAGGCGTGTTCTGGATGAGACAGCGCGGGAGAGAGCGAGGCTGCAGATCGACTTGGGAAAGGCAAACTCGGAGCTGGAGGAGCTCTCCAGGAA CTCGAAGAAGAAGGATGGTGACCTGGCTGTGGCTCTGGGCCGGGCCAAGGACCTGGAGGCCCAACTCAACCAGAGCGAAGCCGCCCTCAACACCGCCCTCAGCCAGAACCATGCCATGGCTGCAGAACTCAGCGACCTCAAGGCCGAACTCGCCAAG GCTGAGGAGAGCCACTCGGTGGGGAAGAAGCAGCTGGAAGCGGAGACCCTGATGAGGGTGGACCTGGAGAACCGCTGCCAGAGTCTGACGGAGGACCTGCAGTTCAGGAAGAGCATGTTCGAGGAg GAGGTGCGTGAGACCCGCCGGCGTCACGAGAAGAGGACGGTGGCTGTGGACAGCGGCGGGCAGCACGACTACGAGTTCAAGCTGGCCCAGGCCCTGCAGGACCTGCGCAGGCAGCACGAGGAACAAGTCAGCATCTACAAGGAGGAGCTGGAGTACACCTTCAAGGCCAag ctgGACAACGCCAAGGTGTCCTCGGACCTGAACGACAAGGCTGTGGGCACGGCCCGCGAGGAGCTGCAGGAGGCTCACATGAGGATCGAGAGCTTGGCCTACCAGCTCTCAGCCCTGCagaagcag GCGTCTGCGTCCGAGGAGCGCGTGCGCGAGCTGGAGGACATGCTGGCGGCCGACCGGGAGAAGCACCGCCGGCAGATGGATGGCAAGGAGCGGGAGATGGCGGAGATGAGGGACCGCATGCAGCAGCAGCTCAACGAGTACCAGGAGCTGCTGGACGTCAAGCTGGCCCTGGACATGGAGATCAACGCCTACAGGAagctgctggagggggaggaggacag actgaagctgtcccccagcccctctggcAGGGTGACCGTCTCCAGGGCGACGGGCAGCAGCTCCTCGCGTAGCAAGAGGAAGcgggtggagctggaggtggagctgCCCCAGCTCAGCGTGAGCCAGGAGGCCGAGGCCAGCGGCGGGGTCACCATCGAGGAGATGGACCTGGAGGGCAAGGCCGTCACCCTCCGCAACAACGGAGACACG gaccagTCTCTGGGCAGCTGGAGGTTGAGGAGGCAGGTAGATGCTGAAGAGGAGATTGTCTACAAGTTCTCCCCTAAGTTCGTCCTCAAGGCTGGGCAGACGGTCACG gtgtggggTGCGGAGGCGGGCGTGGCCCATGGCCCCCCCTCCGACCTGCTGTGGAAGAGCCAGGGCTCCTGGGGTACAGgagatgacatcatcaccaTCCTGGTGAACTCTGATGGCGAG GAGGTGGCCAAGAGGACCGTCACCAAGACgatgatggagatggagaatggagacgatgaagaggaggaagaggaggaaggccaG GTCTCTAAAACCTCATCCAGAGAGTGCTCCATCATGTGA
- the vmac gene encoding vimentin-type intermediate filament-associated coiled-coil protein, producing the protein MSSPSPVQIREANAHLSALHRRVVELERRLEAAENTVREQAESLIRKDEQLRATTQEITEAKDKEISYLHEKLCKSEETIQRFQTTVKQKDALIGQLQHRCQILDNICRSRPLLDSMLSHMAEAERLGSLVGVGAGMGPPAANASLMDGESNCSPTRICNHKDFSLSEDDMDDQELDEIVFGTTV; encoded by the exons ATGTCCTCGCCCTCGCCGGTTCAAATTCGGGAGGCGAACGCTCACCTGTCCGCTCTGCACAGGAGGGTGGTGGAGTTGGAGCGGCGTCTAGAGGCCGCGGAGAACACGGTACGGGAGCAGGCTGAGAGCTTGATCAGGAAGGATGAGCAACTGAGGGCTACCACTCAGGAGATCACGGAGGCCAAGGATAA GGAGATTTCTTACCTTCACGAGAAGCTGTGTAAGTCCGAGGAGACCATCCAGAGGTTTCAGACAACTGTCAAGCAAAAGGATGCTCTGATAGGACAGCTGCAGCACCGCTGCCAGATCCTGGACAACATCTGCCGAAGTCGCCCCTTACTGGACTCCATGTTGTCCCACATGGCTGAAGCTGAGAGGCTAGGGTCTCTGGTGGGAGTTGGGGCAGGCATGGGACCGCCGGCCGCAAACGCCTCACTCATGGATGGAGAGTCAAACTGTAGCCCGACTCGGATCTGCAACCACAAGGACTTCTCCCTCAGCGAGGATGATATGGACGACCAGGAGCTGGATGAAATCGTGTTCGGAACTACTGTATAG
- the larp6b gene encoding la-related protein 6b, whose amino-acid sequence MSASLVVVNQYGQNSQFSPDEELLGSGSYTDDRTYDSLDGSSTELTDVFEEEDCCKGSSWSPPVANLQLRISVQLENYLSNESLSGDAFLLKHVQRNKMQYVSLKLLSSFKKIRELTRDWRATLAAARISTRLEVNDEGTKVRRRDPVPDWLLCVPTSKLLLAWNLLGGVREGESGEPGREQVDLMGMAMRLFGCHGTITSLRILRPGKEVPAELRRYARKHCELGRELCAVVEYEHLEGARKACEVLQTRQGASTGVRVALLGSRSVRKTDSGHDPNEESEDGVDSICSRKPYQRKARRPPYCLEDSALYSSSESDFTPASPKPIRVVSRPQSLYGSPLAIPRASFPHSNPYRNPVTSPASSPLLPRKLFPSGHTPSPLATDLSSSPSSCSSNGRSKCSGDYISQDGLGSAGSPWVQRRKTAAQAFFPDKGAPGPVAPGVPRRVPGSVAVLRQPLGPDGTKGFYNCIGRGKIVLRQ is encoded by the exons ATGTCTGCTTCTCTTGTGGTTGTCAACCAATATGGACAGAACTCGCAGTTTTCACCAGATGAGGAACTACTGGGGTCTGGATCTTACACGGATGACAGAACATATGACAGCTTGGATGG GAGTTCTACAGAGCTGACAGATGTGTTTGAGGAGGAGGACTGCTGTAAGGGGTCATCATGGAGTCCACCTGTAGCTAACCTCCAACTGAGGATTTCTGTCCAGCTAGAGAACTATCTTTCCAACGAGAGCCTATCTGGAGATGCCTTCCTCCTGAAACATGTTCAGAGGAACAAGATGCAGTATGTCAGTCTGAAGCTGCTGTCTTCGTTCAAAAAG atCAGGGAGCTGACTCGTGACTGGAGGGCCACTCTGGCCGCAGCCCGAATCTCAACACGGCTGGAGGTGAACGACGAGGGGACCAAGGTCAGGCGAAGGGACCCTGTGCCTGACTGGCTGCTATGTGTCCCCACCAGCAAGCTGCTCCTGGCCTGGAACCTGCTTGGGGGAGTTCGCGAGGGGGAAAGTGGAGAACCAGGCAGGGAACAGGTGGACCTGATGGGGATGGCCATGCGACTTTTCGGCTGCCACGGCACCATCACCTCCTTGCGCATCCTCCGTCCGGGGAAGGAGGTGCCGGCGGAGTTGCGGCGCTACGCCAGGAAGCACTGTGAGCTGGGGAGGGAGCTGTGTGCCGTGGTGGAATACGAGCACCTGGAGGGGGCGCGGAAGGCCTGTGAGGTGCTGCAAACCCGGCAGGGGGCCAGCACTGGTGTCAGGGTGGCTCTCCTGGGAAGCAGGAGTGTGCGCAAAACTGATAGCGGCCATGACCCTAACGAGGAGTCTGAGGATGGAGTGGACAGTATATGTTCTCGGAAGCCCTATCAGCGCAAGGCCCGGCGCCCTCCCTACTGCCTGGAGGACTCCGCCCTGTACAGCTCATCTGAGTCCGATTTCACCCCGGCTTCTCCCAAGCCAATCCGTGTGGTCTCCCGGCCCCAGTCTCTGTATGGCAGCCCGCTGGCCATCCCCCGGGCCTCTTTTCCACACTCCAACCCTTACCGGAACCCGGTTACCAGCCCTGCATCCAGCCCCCTTCTCCCTCGCAAGCTGTTTCCTTCAGGACACACCCCTTCCCCTCTGGCCACGGATCTCAGCAGTAGTCCTTCCTCCTGCAGCAGCAATGGCCGAAGCAAGTGTTCTGGGGACTACATCTCCCAGGATGGCCTCGGTTCGGCAGGAAGCCCATGGGTCCAGCGCAGGAAGACTGCGGCCCAAGCCTTCTTTCCTGACAAGGGAGCTCCAGGACCGGTGGCACCCGGTGTTCCCAGGAGGGTTCCGGGGTCTGTGGCAGTCCTCCGTCAGCCTCTAGGTCCTGATGGTACCAAGGGCTTCTATAACTGCATTGGGCGGGGGAAGATAGTCCTGCGCCAGTGA
- the lonp1 gene encoding lon protease homolog, mitochondrial encodes MATCMRMLGACKYSYKKGAIVSKNYSSMFTTGAVRSLVNETSSWTGLVTKRSYSTSGTLRKTLCNGGFGNVIPSTTGVGRLAKLNRWARATSVFAAERQVLNSASPFDSDHRRLFGSKGSGAGFSGEDGSESSGSGGDESGGDGGIPYNSPQMTALTPMLVPEVFPNVPLIAVSRNPVFPRFIKIIEVKNKQLMDLLRRRVRLAQPYAGVFLKKDDSNESDMVESLDAIYNTGTFVQIHEMQDLGDKLRMIVMGHRRIRITKQLEVEPDEPTPVAEAEGAGQQPKPPRRKPKRSRKDPPASSAEAMEENVLEADLLPEVVPLPSSDILMVEVDNVVHEQFEVTEEVKALTAEIVKTIRDIIALNPLYRESVLQMMQAGQRVVDNPIYLSDMGAALTGAESHELQDVLEETNIPKRLYKALSLLKKEYELSKLQQRLGREVEEKIKLTHRKYLLQEQLKIIKKELGLEKEDKDAIEEKFRERLKGRTVPQHIMDVINEELTKLNLLDNHSSEFNVTRNYLDWLTSMPWGTNSEENMALGRAKEVLEEDHYGMDEVKKRILEFIAVSQLRGSTQGKILCFYGPPGVGKTSIARSIARALNREYFRFSVGGMTDVAEIKGHRRTYVGAMPGKIIQCLKKTKTENPLVLIDEVDKIGRGYQGDPSSALLELLDPEQNYNFVDHYLDVPVDLSKVLFICTANVTDTIPEPLRDRMEMINVSGYVAQEKLAIAERYLVPQLRAQCGLTEEKTAISSEALNLLIKQYCRESGVRNLQKQVEKVFRKVAFRIVNGEETEVEITPSNLQDYVGKPIFTVDRMYDVTPAGVVMGLAWTAMGGSTLFIETSLRRPRGAAVGKDGPGEGTLDLTGQLGDVMKESAKIAFTFARAFLMKQQPDNTFLTESHMHLHVPEGATPKDGPSAGCTIVTALLSLATNTPVRQNVAMTGELSLTGKILPVGGIKEKTIAAKRAGVTCLILPAENKKDFSDLPDFITEGLEVHFVDHYSKLFSIAFPQQ; translated from the exons ATGGCCACCTGCATGAGAATGCTTGGTGCTTGCAAGTACTCGTACAAAAAAGGGGCAATTGTTTCGAAAAATTACTCCAGTATGTTTACAACTGGGGCTGTTCGGTCTCTGGTGAACGAGACGTCTAGCTGGACTGGACTGGTGACTAAACGCTCTTATTCTACGAGTGGTACACTTAGAAAAACCTTATGCAACGGCGGCTTTGGTAACGTTATTCCATCAACGACAGGAGTTGGAAGGCTCGCAAAGCTGAACCGATGGGCAAGGGCTACCAGTGTCTTCGCCGCCGAGAGGCAAGTTTTGAATTCGGCTTCACCGTTCGACTCTGATCATCGGAGGTTGTTTGGCAGCAAAGGTAGTGGTGCCGGGTTTTCGGGGGAAGATGGGTCGGAGAGCAGCGGGTCTGGGGGAGACGAGTCAGGGGGCGATGGAGGAATCCCATACAACTCTCCCCAAATGACAGCTCTCACCCCCATGCTTGTGCCTGAAGTTTTTCCCAACGTGCCACTGATCGCCGTCAGTAGAAACCCGGTTTTCCCGAGGTTCATCAAGATAATCGAG GTGAAGAATAAGCAGCTGATGGATCTGCTGAGGCGCAGAGTTCGATTGGCTCAGCCGTACGCCGGGGTGTTCTTGAAGAAAGACGACAG taATGAGTCTGACATGGTGGAGAGTCTGGATGCCATCTATAACACCGGCACCTTCGTCCAGATCCATGAGATGCAAGACTTGGGAGACAAGCTGAGGATGATAGTCATGGGCCACCGACG GATTCGCATCACCAAGCAGCTGGAGGTGGAGCCAGACGAACCCACGCCTGTAGCCGAGGCAGAGGGGGCGGGGCAACAGCCCAAACCGCCACGCAGGAAACCCAAACGCTCGCGCAAGGACCCGCCTGCCTCGTCAGCCGAGGCGATGGAGGAGAACGTTCTGGAGGCGGACCTGTTGCCGGAGGTCGTCCCGTTGCCCTCCTCGGACATTCTAATGGTGGAAGTGGACAACGTGGTCCACGAGCAGTTTGAGGTCACGGAGGAGGTCAAG GCCCTGACGGCAGAGATCGTCAAAACAATCCGTGACATCATCGCCCTTAACCCGCTCTACAG GGAGTCTGTGCTCCAGATGATGCAGGCGGGGCAGAGGGTCGTCGACAACCCCATCTACCTCAGCGACATGGGCGCCGCTCTGACGGGGGCGGAGTCACACGAGCTGCAGGACGTCCTCGAAGAGACTAAT ATCCCCAAACGTCTGTACAAAGCCCTGTCGCTACTGAAGAAGGAATATGAGCTCAGTAAACTACAGCAGCGTCTGGGCAGAGAG gtggaggagaagatcaAGCTGACACACAGGAAGTACCTGCTGCAGGAGCAGCTGAAGATCATCAAGAAGGAGCTGGgcctggagaaggaggacaagGACGCCATCGAGGAGAAGTTCCGCGAGCGTCTGAAGGGCCGCACCGTGCCGCAGCACATCATGGACGTCATCAACGAGGAGCTCACCAAGCTCAACCTCCTGGACAACCACTCTTCTGAGTTCAA TGTGACTCGCAATTACCTTGACTGGCTCACGTCCATGCCATGGGGCACCAACAGTGAGGAGAACATGGCGCTTGGCCGTGCCAAGGAGGTGTTGGAGGAAGATCATTATGGGATGGACGAAGTTAAAAAGCGCATCCTG GAATTCATAGCGGTGAGCCAGCTCCGAGGCTCCACCCAGGGGAAGATCCTGTGTTTTTACGGCCCCCCAGGAGTGGGCAAGACCAGCATCGCCCGCTCCATCGCCCGGGCTCTCAACAGAGAGTACTTCCGTTTCAGTGTGGGGGGCATGACCGACGTGGCAGAGATCAAAGGTCACAG GAGAACTTATGTCGGTGCCATGCCTGGGAAGATCATTCAATGCCTAAAGAAGACCAAGACCGAAAACCCTCTGGTTCTCATAGATGAG GTGGATAAGATCGGACGTGGTTACCAGGGAGACCCGTCGTCTGCGCTGCTGGAGCTGTTGGACCCGGAACAGAACTACAACTTCGTGGACCACTACCTGGATGTGCCTGTCGACCTGTCCAAG gtgctGTTCATTTGTACGGCTAACGTGACTGACACCATCCCAGAGCCACTCCGAGACCGCATGGAGATGATCAACGTGTCTGGATACGTGGCCCAGGAGAAGCTAGCCATCGCTGAG aggtACCTGGTGCCCCAGCTGAGGGCTCAGTGTGGCCTGACAGAGGAGAAGACTGCCATCTCCTCCGAGGCTCTGAACCTGCTCATCAAACAGTACTGCAGGGAGTCTGGGGTCAGGAACCTCCAGAAGCAAGTGGAGAAG GTGTTCCGGAAGGTGGCGTTCCGTATTGTGAacggggaggagacagaggtagagattACCCCCAGCAACCTGCAGGACTATGTGGGCAAGCCGATCTTCACTGTGGACcggatgtatgatgtcacaccgGCGGGCGTGGTGATGGGCCTGGCCTGGACTGCCATGG gtggATCAACCCTGTTTATCGAGACTTCTCTGCGGCGTCCCCGGGGTGCTGCGGTTGGTAAGGACGGGCCCGGAGAGGGCACCCTGGACCTGACGGGGCAGCTGGGAGACGTGATGAAGGAGAGTGCCAAGATTGCCTTCACCTTTGCCAGAGCCTTCCTCATGAAACAGCAGCCAGACAACACTTTCCTGACCGAGTCCCACATGCATCTGCATGTACCTGAG GGAGCCACTCCCAAGGATGGTCCGAGCGCCGGCTGTACTATCGTCACGGCGCTGTTGTCCCTGGCAACCAACACGCCGGTGCGTCAGAACGTGGCCATGACCGGGGAGCTGTCCCTGACCGGAAAGATCCTGCCTGTAGGGGGCATCAAGGAGAAGACCATCGCT GCAAAGCGTGCCGGCGTGACCTGCCTCATCCTGCCCGCAGAAAACAAGAAGGACTTCTCGGACCTGCCAGATTTCATCACCGAGGGCCTGGAGGTGCACTTTGTAGATCACTACAGCAAGCTGTTCAGCATCGCGTTCCCCCAGCAGTga
- the commd2 gene encoding COMM domain-containing protein 2 isoform X2: MGLFQSCDLVVGEFGRIAVEFLRKGTNPKIYEGAARKLNVAVETVEHGVEGLMYLLTESCKLLISEVDFQDSVLVLGFSEELNQLLLQLYLEHRKEIRSILNQLSPSLPHYDNLEWRLDVQLASRALRQQVKPVVTLKLHLEDNEGVKRARVLQTDPATLLHLISNLETALAEIKTNHCRRILRNIK, from the exons ATGGGACTATTTCAGTCATGTGATTTGG TGGTGGGTGAATTCGGCCGAATTGCCGTGGAATTCCTGCGAAAAGGAACCAACCCAAAAATCTACGAAGGGGCTGCAA GAAAGCTGAATGTTGCCGTGGAGACGGTGGAGCATGGCGTGGAAGGACTCATGTATCTTTTGACAGAGAGCTGCAAGCTTCTG ATTTCAGAGGTGGACTTTCAGGACTCTGTGCTGGTGCTGGGCTTCTCTGAGGAACTGAACCAGCTCCTGCTACAACTCTACCTGGAACACAGGAAGGAGATCAGAAGCATCCTGAACCAGCTCAGTCCTTCTCTCCCACACTACGACAACCTGGAGTGGAGACTGGATGTACAG TTGGCCAGTCGAGCCCTGCGCCAGCAGGTGAAGCCAGTGGTGACCTTAAAGCTGCACCTTGAGGACAACGAAGGGGTGAAGAGGGCCAGAGTTCTCCAGACTGACCCCGCCACCCTGCTGCACCTCATCAGTAACCTGGAGACGGCACTGGCCGAGATAAAGACCAACCACTGCCGCAGGATCCTGCGCAACATCAAATAA